In Mycolicibacter virginiensis, the DNA window CTGGACACCCCCACCGGCTCCCGCCAATTCCAGCGATTCCTCACCGCCAAGACCCGCGAGATCCACCGGGTGGTCTCCGACGCCGCCGCCGACAGCCGGCACCGGTCGCAGCTGGCGCAGACCCTGACCAACCACTACAAGCTGGGCAGCGGCGAGGATGGCCAGGATCCGCATATCCGGCTGGTGGACAACACAATCCCGACTGACGGGCAGCAGCCCCGCGATCCCACCATCGCCGGCGTGGGCAGTCCGCCGATGCCGGAGAAGCAGGATGGTTCGCCGTATGACCTGGGTGCGACGATCCCGGGCACCGGCATCGTCATCACCGGCGACCCGGAGAGCGGCCACCCCCGGTTGCACACCCCCGGCAAGCCCGACATCGATAACCCGTTCCCCGTCGACGAGGGTTTCCGGGCGCTGCCGACCGGCACCGCCGTCGGCCCCGACGGCCAGCAATATGCCTTCTACAGTGTGCGGCCCTACGGGCTCGGCACTTCGCCCGAGAATTACATCGCGCCGGAATCGCGGGTCCAGAATCTGGCCGATCCGGCAACGGATTTGGGGCCGCTGCTGGGCACCCCGCTCGGTTCGGACACCAAGGTGGGCATCTCTCAGGCCAGCGGCGTCTACGACCCGGCATCCGGAACGATGATGATCGTCGGCAACGTCGGCCAGGACGGTCAGCGCGCCCTGTGGCAGTCGGCCCCGGTAGCCGCCGGTGACCCGCCGAATGCCTGGATGAACAGCCTGCACGAGGTCGGCACCTTCAACAATCTCGGTCCGGCCGATCGGGAGAATCAGATTGTGTCACTGCCCCAGGGCGGGTATCTGTTGGCCAGCGCCAGCGACGACGGCCAGGTCGTGGGGGTCACCGCGGGCAGCCCGCAGGGGCTGCTGCAAGCTCCCTCACAAGACCTCACCGGCCCCGGATTCATCCCGAGCCCCGGTAATCAGCCGGCCGTTCCGTACGGGCCGAGCATCGTCAACGTCGAGACGCTTCCCAACGGCCAAGAGCAGGTCACGATGCGAGTCAGCACGTGGCCGACGCCTGAAGGCTGGCCGACCGGGCCGGACGCCCCGCCACCGCCCTATCACCCGCGGACCTACACCACCACGTTCAACATCAACCGGTAGCGCAGGCGGGGCCTTGAAAGCCCGAGGAGCCGGAGAGCCTAGAACGCCGTGCTGCCCGACGGGCTCAGCACGAAGCCGTGATGCCCCAGAGAGGTGTCCAGGCAGGCGACAAGCTGGTCGGTGCCCACCGCGCAGGTGACGTTGCCGTACGACAACTTCTGCCCGACGCCCAGGAAGGCTCCGTTGGAGAATTGGCGGCCACAGCCGGTCGATTCGCGGTTCAGCCGCAGACCCGCCGCGCCCTGCGAGCGCACCGTCCCGATCACACAGCCGCCGGGCACTGGGGCGCCCGAGCCCAGCGGCGCGTTGGCCAAGCCCGGCATATCGCCGTCGCACATGATGGCCTGCGACGATCCCGCGGGCGGGTCGACGGCGTCGAACTGGCAGGCGACGTTGTAGGGCGTGGAGAAGTTCACCCAGCGCCCCGGCCCCTTGGGGCCCGTCGAGATGTAGTTGTCCACCGGGACCGCGGTGAAGTCGTCGAAGTTGGGGAACCCCGCAGGTTGCGCGCCCGCCGGTAACCCCGGAGCCCCGAGAAACAAGCCGCCCGCCGCGCCGGCGACGAGCAGAACCCGCATGACTCGACGGGTGGAACCGTTCATCGGTCTCCTGTTACGGCTTGGGGGCCCAGTCCCACACCGACATGTCGTCGCGCGGGTACTGACTGCAGGCCTCGGTCGACTTGGCGACGACGCCCTTGTTGTTGAAGAAGATCTTGGCGTGGTTGGGCCACGACACCGTCAGCGGGTCGGCGAAATTGGTTGCCAACTCCTCGGAGTAGGCCCGGCGCTGATCGGGGTTCAGCGAGAAGAACCAGTGCATCTTGTCGATGGTGGCCTGCTGCACCTGGACCGGCTTGTTGTGCATGTCGATCATGTAGCGCTCGTAGTAGATCGGCGACAGATCGCGGCTGGCGGCCAGCATCTGCTCGGCGCTGCAGTCGGTGCGAATCACGCGACGCGGGATCGGGAAGTCGTCGGTCGCGTCGGCGGAGGCGGTGGCGGGCAACAGCACCGCGGCCACGGCTGCGCCGGCGGCGGCAGCGGTCACGACGATGCCCCGCAGAATCGAGCGGTGCGTACGCATGGAGTCCACTGTAGCCATTCCCCCGGTCCTTTCACTCCGTCAGTTTTCGGACGCTAAACCCGCCGGTGAGACCACTGAGTCGGGTGAAGCAGGTGAGGCGAATGCGCCAGCAAATGGCCGCTCAGCCATTCGAACTCAGTAAGCAATGCTACATAACTTTAGTCATGCTACCTAATTGGTTTTCTGGCCCCTGAGCATGCGATCGCTCACATCCGGCTACCGGTTGTGGGCCAGCTCCTCGGTGTCATCCCTGCGCGCGAGGGCGGCAGCTTCTCGATGCCGGGCGGCTTTCCCGCCGACGTGCGGCAGCACGTTGATCGGCCACCAGAACCAGCGCCCCAGCAGCGCCGCGATCGACGGCGTCATGAATGCCCGCACGATCAACGTGTCGAACATCAGCCCCAATCCGATAGTGGTGCCGATCTGTCCGATGATGCGCAGGTCACTGACCGCCATCGACGTCATGGTGAAGGCGAACACCAGCCCGGCCGACGTCACCACCTTCCCGGTGCCGCCCATCGCGCGGATGATGCCGGTATGTAGGCCGGCGTGGATCTCCTCTTTGAACCGGGCCACCAATAGCAGGTTGTAGTCGGAGCCCACCGCCAGCAGGATGATGACCGACATCACCAGCACCAGCCAGTGCAACTGCATGCCGATGAGGTACTGCCAGAACAGCACCGACAGCCCGAACGACGCACCCAGCGACAACGCCACGGTGCCGACGATCACCAACGCCGCGATCAGGGCGCGGGTGATCAGCAACATGATGATGAAAATCAGGCACAGCGAGGCGATTCCGGCGATCAGCAGGTCGTAGTTGGAACCGTCGTGCATGTCCTTGAACAGCGACGCCGTCCCGCCGAGATAGATCTTGGCGTCTTCGAGCGGCGTGCCCTTGAGCGCTTCCTCGGCCGCGACACGGATCTTGTCGATGTGCGAAATGCCTTCGGCCGTAGCCGGATTGCCCCGGTGCGAGATCATCATTCGGACGGCCTTGCCATCCGGGGAGATGAACATTTTCATGGCCCGCTTGAAGTCCGGGTTTTCGAACACCTCCGGCGGCAGGTAGAACGAATCGTCGTTCTTGGATTCGTCGAACGCCTTACCCATCGCGGTGGCGTTGTCGCTCATCTCGTCCATCTGATCGAAGATCCCGGACATGGTGCTGTGCATCGTCAGCATCATGGTCCGCATGGTCTCCATGGTGTCGATCATCGGCGGGAAGGTGGTCAGCATCTGCGGCATCAGGGCGTCCATGTCAGCCATGTGCGCGATCATCTTGTCCATGCTCTCGCTCATCGGATCAACGCTGTCGACCATGTCGAACGCCGAGCGCAGCGAGAAGCAGATCGGGATGTCGTAGCAGTGCGGTTCCCAGTAGAAGTAATTGCGGATCGGCCGCCAGAAGTCTTCGAAATCGGCGATGTGGTCCCGGATCTCGTAGATCTGGCCCTGTAGGTCATCCATGTCGACGACCATCTCGTGGGTGGTGTTGGCCAATTGCGTCATGTAGCCCAGCATCTGGCGCATGGTGGCGATGGTCTGCTCCATGGCCTCGGCCTGGGTGAGCATGTCATCCATGCGCTTCTTCTGGAACTGCATGGTCTGCAGCTGGCCGGCGTTCTGCATGCTGATCTGGAACGGGATCGAGGTGTGTTCCAGCGGGGTGCCCTGCGGGCGGGTGATCGCCTGAACCCGGGAGATCCCGACGACTTTGAACACCGACTTGGCCAGCTTGTCGATGATCAGGAAGTCCGACGGGTTGCGCATGTCGTGGTCGGACTCGATCAGCAGTATCTCGGGCATCATCCGGGACTGCGAGAAGTGCCGGTCTGCTGCGGCGAATCCCTCGTTGGCGGGGATGTCGGTGGGAATGTACTTCCGGTCGTCGTAGGCCGGCTGATACCCCGGCAGCGTCAGTAGGCCGACGGCCGCGACTGCCAAGGAGGCGACCAGAACCGGGCCCGGCCAGCGGACGATCACCGTCGCCACCCGCCGCCACCCGCGGGTGCTCGTCGCGCGCTTGGGGTCGAACAGGCCAAACCGGCTACCGACCGTGATGATCGCCGGGCCCAGCGTCAACGCTGCGATGACCGAGATGAGCATGCCCACCGCGCACGGGATACCCAGCGTGACGAAGTAGGGCATCCGGGTGAAGTGCAGGCAGAACACCGCTCCGGCGATGGTCAGGCCCGAGCCCAGGATGACGTGCGCGACGCCTTCAAAAGCCGTGTAGTACGCCGATTCCCGGTCTTCGCCGGCTTGGCGCGCCTCGTGGTAACGGCCGATCAGGAAGATCGCGTAGTCGGTGCCGGCGGCGATCGCCAGCGAGACCAGCAGGTTGACGGCGAACGTGGTCAACCCGACCCAGTGGTGGTGGCCCATGAACGCCACCACGCCGCTGGCGGCGTTGAGCTCCATGTAGACCATGCCCAGCAGCAGCACCACCGTGATGATCGACCGGTAGACGAGCAACAGCATGGTCAGGATCACCAGGATGGTGACCACCATCATCTTGAACATCGACTTGTCGCCGGCGTGGTTCATGTCCTTGGCCAGCGCCGCGGTGCCGGTCACGTAGACCGTCAGCCCGGGCGGGGCCTGGACCGAGTCCACGATCTGGCGAACGGATTCGACGGAGTCGTTCGCCGCCGCCTGGCCGATGTTGCCGACCAGGTTCAGTTGCACGTACGTCGCTCGGCCGTCGGGGCTTTGGGCGCCCACGGCAGTCATCGGGTCACCCCAGAAGTCCTGCACGTGCTGAACGTGTGCGGTGTCGGCCTTGAGCTTCTCGACCACTTCGGCGTAGTACTCGTGCTCGGCATCGCCCAGCTCGTGGTCGGACTCCAGCACGACCATCGCGGTGCTGTCGGAGTCCGACTCCTGGAAGACCCTGCCCATCTCGGTCATGGCCTGCATGGACGGGGCGTCTTTAGGACTCGCCGAAACGGCGTTCTGCTTGCCGACCTCCTCCAGTGGCGGGACGGTGGCGACGAGTACCGCGATCAGCGCCAACCACGCCAGGATGATCGGTATGGCGAACCGGCGGATGGTCCGCGCGATGAACGGTCGCTGCGGTTGGACGCCGGCGCCGTGGGTGCCGGGCTGGCTCATGCCGCCTTCAACAGGCAGAAGGTGTAGGCGTTGACCTCGTTGGAGATCCGTTCCGCCTTCACTTCTCCGTCCACCGCGATGCGACAGCCGATGCTGTTGCTATTGCCTTGGGCCATGATGCTTCCCACTACCGCGGGAAGGGTGGTGACGATTTCGAGGTGCCACGGCAGAGTGGCGTCGGAGACACGCTGCGGTTCGGAGTTGACGTCGAAGTAGCTGATGTCGGCCACCGTTCCTGGCGGGCCGAAGATTTCGTAGGTCAACCGCTTGGGGTTGAACGGCTTGGTTTCGTCGTTCTGGCCGTCGGAATACGAGGGGCGCTTCTCGGAGCCGAACAGGCCGTGGATGCGCGTCACGGCGAATGCGGCGACACAGACCACCGCCAAGATCACCAGGGGTATCCACACCCGGCTCAGTACCTTGAAAATCGAAGTCCCCTCACACCAGCAAGCTTTGGATACCCTAACCCACGTCAACGTGCGTAAACGCACGCTACAGCACTCCCACGGAGGGCCGCAACGCACATCATGTGCGTTATCCTCGCGCTGTGCGCCAGGCGACCTTCAAACGCGCCCGCAGCGACGCGAACAAGCGTCAGCGGGCTGAAGCGTTGATGGAGGCCGCCCGCTCGGTGGCAATCGAGGCCGGCGTGGCATCGGTGACCCTGACCGCTGTGGCCAGCAGGGCCGGGGTGCACCACTCCGCGGTTCGGCGCTACTTCAGCTCGCACAAAGAGGTGCTGCTACGACTGGCCGCCGAAAGCTGGGAAAGCTGGTCGGACACCGTCTGCACCGCACTGCAACAGTCCGAAACGATGTCGCCGGATCGGGTGGCCGCCACCCTGGCCAGCGGATTGGCAGCCGATCCGTTGTTCTGCGACATGCTGGCCAACTTGCATCTGCACCTCGACCATGAGGTAGACGCCGAGCGGGTGATCGAGATCCGGCGAAAGATCACCGCGGCGGGGCTGACCATGGCCGACGCCCTCCTGCAGGCACTCCCCCGACTGGGCAAGCAAGGTGCCTTCGACCTGTTGTTGGCGTCGTATTCGCTGGCAGCGCCGTTGTGGCAGGTTGCGCACCCTCCGACGAAACTGGCCGACGCTTATGCCGCCGAGCGGCAGGTACCACCGGAGTGGAACTTGGACTTCACCACTGCGTTGACCCGGCTGCTCACCGCCACCTGCGTCGGGCTGCTGGCGTCGCCCAACTGACTCAGTCCGATTTCTCCCGGCTGGGCTGCACCCGCTTGGGCTCCCCCGGCATCTTCGGGTAATTCGGCGGGTAGGGCATGTCCCCCAGCCCCCGGGCTTCGTCGGCAGCCACCATGTCGAGCAACGGCTCGAGGGACTGCTCGAGGTCGTCGATGGTGCTCCACGGGTCACCGCGGTGGGCAATCAGGTCGGGCACCGTGCTGATGGTGTAGTCGTCCGGATCGGCGCCGGCGGCCAACTCGTCCCACGTCAACGGCGTCGAGACGGTGGCGATCGGCGTGGCCCGCACCGAATACGCCGACGCCATGGTGCGGTCGCGGGCGTTCTGGTTGAAGTCGACGAAGATCCGCGCGCCCCGCTCTTCCTTCCACCACGAGGCAGTGACTGCGTCCGGCGCGCGCCGCTCGATCTCGCGGGCCAGCGCGATACCGGCCCGGCGGACCTCGATGAAGTCCCAGTCGGACTTGATCCGCAGGTAGACGTGCAAGCCGCGGCCGCCGGAGGT includes these proteins:
- a CDS encoding DUF4226 domain-containing protein; amino-acid sequence: MAENLGGAFADAARAREEELANRLATSVAADKELQTILQQAVRNAVSSRQRLDAIEAEIRESAATWPGLDTPTGSRQFQRFLTAKTREIHRVVSDAAADSRHRSQLAQTLTNHYKLGSGEDGQDPHIRLVDNTIPTDGQQPRDPTIAGVGSPPMPEKQDGSPYDLGATIPGTGIVITGDPESGHPRLHTPGKPDIDNPFPVDEGFRALPTGTAVGPDGQQYAFYSVRPYGLGTSPENYIAPESRVQNLADPATDLGPLLGTPLGSDTKVGISQASGVYDPASGTMMIVGNVGQDGQRALWQSAPVAAGDPPNAWMNSLHEVGTFNNLGPADRENQIVSLPQGGYLLASASDDGQVVGVTAGSPQGLLQAPSQDLTGPGFIPSPGNQPAVPYGPSIVNVETLPNGQEQVTMRVSTWPTPEGWPTGPDAPPPPYHPRTYTTTFNINR
- a CDS encoding DUF5078 domain-containing protein, with amino-acid sequence MRTHRSILRGIVVTAAAAGAAVAAVLLPATASADATDDFPIPRRVIRTDCSAEQMLAASRDLSPIYYERYMIDMHNKPVQVQQATIDKMHWFFSLNPDQRRAYSEELATNFADPLTVSWPNHAKIFFNNKGVVAKSTEACSQYPRDDMSVWDWAPKP
- a CDS encoding RND family transporter, with translation MSQPGTHGAGVQPQRPFIARTIRRFAIPIILAWLALIAVLVATVPPLEEVGKQNAVSASPKDAPSMQAMTEMGRVFQESDSDSTAMVVLESDHELGDAEHEYYAEVVEKLKADTAHVQHVQDFWGDPMTAVGAQSPDGRATYVQLNLVGNIGQAAANDSVESVRQIVDSVQAPPGLTVYVTGTAALAKDMNHAGDKSMFKMMVVTILVILTMLLLVYRSIITVVLLLGMVYMELNAASGVVAFMGHHHWVGLTTFAVNLLVSLAIAAGTDYAIFLIGRYHEARQAGEDRESAYYTAFEGVAHVILGSGLTIAGAVFCLHFTRMPYFVTLGIPCAVGMLISVIAALTLGPAIITVGSRFGLFDPKRATSTRGWRRVATVIVRWPGPVLVASLAVAAVGLLTLPGYQPAYDDRKYIPTDIPANEGFAAADRHFSQSRMMPEILLIESDHDMRNPSDFLIIDKLAKSVFKVVGISRVQAITRPQGTPLEHTSIPFQISMQNAGQLQTMQFQKKRMDDMLTQAEAMEQTIATMRQMLGYMTQLANTTHEMVVDMDDLQGQIYEIRDHIADFEDFWRPIRNYFYWEPHCYDIPICFSLRSAFDMVDSVDPMSESMDKMIAHMADMDALMPQMLTTFPPMIDTMETMRTMMLTMHSTMSGIFDQMDEMSDNATAMGKAFDESKNDDSFYLPPEVFENPDFKRAMKMFISPDGKAVRMMISHRGNPATAEGISHIDKIRVAAEEALKGTPLEDAKIYLGGTASLFKDMHDGSNYDLLIAGIASLCLIFIIMLLITRALIAALVIVGTVALSLGASFGLSVLFWQYLIGMQLHWLVLVMSVIILLAVGSDYNLLLVARFKEEIHAGLHTGIIRAMGGTGKVVTSAGLVFAFTMTSMAVSDLRIIGQIGTTIGLGLMFDTLIVRAFMTPSIAALLGRWFWWPINVLPHVGGKAARHREAAALARRDDTEELAHNR
- a CDS encoding MmpS family protein codes for the protein MSRVWIPLVILAVVCVAAFAVTRIHGLFGSEKRPSYSDGQNDETKPFNPKRLTYEIFGPPGTVADISYFDVNSEPQRVSDATLPWHLEIVTTLPAVVGSIMAQGNSNSIGCRIAVDGEVKAERISNEVNAYTFCLLKAA
- a CDS encoding TetR family transcriptional regulator, encoding MRYPRAVRQATFKRARSDANKRQRAEALMEAARSVAIEAGVASVTLTAVASRAGVHHSAVRRYFSSHKEVLLRLAAESWESWSDTVCTALQQSETMSPDRVAATLASGLAADPLFCDMLANLHLHLDHEVDAERVIEIRRKITAAGLTMADALLQALPRLGKQGAFDLLLASYSLAAPLWQVAHPPTKLADAYAAERQVPPEWNLDFTTALTRLLTATCVGLLASPN